A genomic window from Pseudomonas argentinensis includes:
- a CDS encoding 1-aminocyclopropane-1-carboxylate deaminase/D-cysteine desulfhydrase, with protein MTSIPLSAIRAWHPQAPLQRLHFDWLAGVELAVLRLDLIDPLISGNKGFKLAPHLRRAIEQGASGILSPGGAHSNHLHALAAAGQRFSFATVGLLRGHPQDTPTVEDLQRFGMQLHWLGYGGYRERHRAGFWAPWQARYPGFMPVPEGGGGLPGALGCAQLPAMVAAQLPALGWGDYHGWWLAAGTGTTLAGLVIGEGGQRTVHGALAVPLDHGVPKQVQALLAEAGRDNAGYRLLAACRGGFARQDAELLAFMAHCEAQSGLPLEPLYTAKALLALREAIERGEICAGTRLIFVHTGGLQGRRAALAAASGR; from the coding sequence ATGACCTCGATTCCACTCTCTGCCATCCGCGCCTGGCATCCCCAGGCACCCCTGCAGCGCCTGCATTTCGACTGGCTGGCAGGCGTCGAGCTGGCGGTATTGCGCCTGGACCTGATCGATCCGCTGATCAGCGGCAACAAGGGGTTCAAGCTCGCCCCCCATCTGCGCCGTGCCATTGAGCAGGGCGCGAGCGGCATCCTTAGCCCTGGCGGCGCTCACTCCAATCATCTGCATGCCCTGGCCGCCGCCGGCCAGCGCTTTTCCTTCGCCACCGTCGGCCTCTTGCGCGGCCACCCTCAGGACACACCGACCGTCGAGGATTTGCAGCGCTTCGGCATGCAGCTGCACTGGCTGGGCTACGGCGGCTACCGGGAACGGCATCGCGCCGGGTTCTGGGCGCCGTGGCAGGCACGCTACCCGGGCTTCATGCCGGTGCCCGAAGGCGGTGGCGGGTTGCCGGGCGCCCTGGGCTGTGCGCAGTTGCCTGCCATGGTGGCTGCGCAATTGCCGGCGCTTGGCTGGGGCGATTACCACGGCTGGTGGCTGGCCGCCGGTACCGGCACCACCCTGGCCGGGCTGGTGATCGGCGAGGGCGGGCAGCGTACCGTGCATGGCGCCCTGGCGGTGCCCCTGGACCACGGTGTGCCGAAACAGGTGCAGGCGCTGCTGGCCGAGGCGGGGCGCGATAACGCCGGGTACCGGCTGCTGGCGGCCTGTCGCGGCGGTTTCGCGCGGCAGGACGCCGAGTTGCTGGCCTTTATGGCGCACTGCGAGGCACAGAGCGGTTTGCCCCTGGAGCCGCTGTACACCGCCAAGGCGCTGCTGGCGCTGCGTGAGGCCATCGAACGAGGCGAGATCTGCGCCGGTACACGGCTGATCTTCGTGCATACCGGTGGCTTGCAGGGCCGGCGGGCCGCGTTGGCTGCCGCGTCAGGCCGTTGA
- a CDS encoding chromosome partitioning protein ParA, whose product MSKPQLIEAVMFFAPDGSIGRQMFYAEFETLLDGLVKMPTLADEQVRAAYVVINGRLQVRSAVFFYLDFDESGAPDAGWNIPLQQMAERAGRGPDLGGGPIRLACRSQCPVSWHQMHLWDPSLVPGNNDLATLRDTVRANSLGILMQEEETPAVTPERLQMASEDQWYAVDSSRDLAEKLAERLSHDYRQKAAQLVRQQRERLAALAREHQAELARAATQSSGQVAELQGQILALRQALRQQEGLNQNLKAQLAEQRQAQQSEREEMAVRMRAAERHARTEREILREQFDEELRARILATQAAAEEQARRREGEAAQRGASQVLERLAAQGVVFVVFHPGAGHLTVPLQDVDRYLAGPLAYAASKCFVPESQYRQWLEHYQRPRCEGRQADGQRCDVALERVETPGRFVAGESNCCMLHKSARLRTVG is encoded by the coding sequence ATGAGCAAGCCGCAACTGATCGAGGCCGTGATGTTCTTCGCCCCGGACGGCAGCATCGGCAGGCAGATGTTCTACGCCGAATTCGAGACTCTGCTCGATGGCCTGGTGAAAATGCCGACCCTGGCCGACGAGCAGGTCCGGGCCGCGTACGTGGTGATCAATGGCCGCCTGCAGGTTCGCTCGGCGGTGTTCTTCTACCTGGATTTCGACGAAAGCGGCGCGCCAGACGCCGGCTGGAACATCCCCCTGCAGCAGATGGCCGAACGTGCCGGCCGTGGTCCCGACCTGGGCGGCGGGCCGATTCGCCTGGCCTGCCGTAGCCAGTGCCCGGTGTCCTGGCACCAGATGCACCTCTGGGACCCCAGCCTGGTACCCGGCAACAACGACCTGGCCACCCTGCGTGACACGGTGCGAGCCAACAGCCTCGGCATCCTCATGCAGGAAGAAGAGACCCCTGCCGTGACGCCCGAACGGCTGCAGATGGCCTCGGAAGATCAATGGTACGCCGTCGATTCATCCCGTGACCTGGCCGAGAAGCTCGCCGAGCGGCTGTCCCACGACTACCGGCAGAAGGCTGCGCAACTGGTTCGCCAGCAGCGCGAGCGCCTCGCTGCCCTGGCCCGCGAGCACCAGGCCGAGTTGGCCCGCGCTGCCACCCAGAGCAGCGGGCAAGTGGCCGAATTGCAGGGGCAGATTCTGGCCCTGCGCCAGGCGCTGCGGCAGCAGGAGGGGCTCAACCAGAACCTCAAAGCCCAGCTGGCCGAGCAACGGCAAGCGCAGCAGAGCGAACGCGAGGAGATGGCGGTGCGGATGCGCGCCGCCGAGCGCCATGCGCGCACCGAGCGCGAGATCCTGCGCGAACAGTTCGACGAAGAGTTGCGCGCGCGCATTCTCGCGACCCAGGCTGCGGCCGAGGAGCAGGCGCGCCGCCGTGAGGGCGAGGCCGCCCAACGCGGCGCCAGCCAGGTGCTCGAGCGCCTGGCCGCACAGGGCGTGGTGTTCGTGGTGTTCCATCCGGGCGCCGGGCACCTGACCGTGCCGCTGCAGGATGTCGACCGCTACCTGGCCGGCCCGCTGGCCTATGCCGCGAGCAAGTGCTTCGTGCCGGAAAGCCAGTACCGCCAATGGCTGGAACATTACCAGCGGCCGCGCTGCGAAGGCCGGCAGGCGGACGGCCAGCGCTGCGACGTCGCGCTCGAGCGGGTCGAGACGCCTGGACGCTTCGTGGCCGGCGAATCCAACTGCTGCATGCTGCACAAGAGTGCCCGCCTGCGTACCGTGGGTTAA